The following proteins are co-located in the Acidobacteriota bacterium genome:
- a CDS encoding serine/threonine protein kinase codes for MRDGGLALRGAVTAFIDGSSPSGDAPVETDARVRQMRLLAGIAVSPDSTPSTFDRLCTRVSVYLRASMRLGRARGGVRASRVTDALAVLASDTHRARSPREIAAALHRHLPSIVSAPVVAVLTLDGRAWRTLAGDGPALDPQSATSALLCGGTTVRVDTSSLAYALLPVSDREWLARFGVAALVPIASPHGRPLAGVLVGRRHDGRPHTRADRACLGVAANMAAVALATCGRTCDARGEGAADVAFECGDCGAIREHAGTCTCARGTGLVAAALPVRLHGFDVIRRIGRGGMGVAYLARDRRLDRLVVLKTPPGLAPAALDGIRAEARAMAAIDHPQVAVLYGLEEWRETPVLVVEYLPGGTLSERLAHGPLAVPDAIALGASIADVLAALHARGWLHRDVKPANIAFDSHGLPKLLDFGLTRWTADRTETSVAGTPRYLSPDAIDGAPPGEHDDVWALAVTTVEMMTGVHPFATRTPAGVLRQIRCRDRVDVRALAPGIPPDVADVLSRALHPRRSARLTSAAAFAAALRR; via the coding sequence ATGCGTGATGGCGGTCTGGCACTCCGCGGTGCGGTGACGGCCTTCATCGACGGTTCGTCGCCCTCCGGAGACGCGCCTGTGGAGACCGACGCCCGCGTGCGCCAGATGCGCCTGCTGGCAGGGATCGCCGTATCGCCCGACAGCACGCCGTCGACGTTCGATCGCTTGTGTACGCGCGTGTCCGTGTATCTGCGCGCATCGATGCGCCTCGGTCGTGCGAGAGGGGGTGTTCGAGCCAGTCGCGTCACCGATGCTCTTGCCGTGCTCGCGAGCGACACGCATCGTGCCCGTTCGCCTCGCGAGATTGCCGCCGCTCTCCATCGTCACCTGCCGTCGATCGTCAGCGCTCCGGTCGTGGCCGTACTCACGCTGGACGGACGCGCGTGGCGGACGCTGGCCGGAGACGGGCCGGCACTCGACCCGCAGTCGGCCACCAGCGCGCTGTTGTGCGGCGGCACGACGGTTCGCGTCGATACCTCGTCTCTGGCTTACGCGTTGCTGCCCGTGTCGGATCGCGAGTGGCTTGCGCGGTTCGGCGTGGCGGCGCTCGTGCCCATCGCGTCGCCGCATGGGCGTCCACTCGCCGGCGTGCTCGTGGGACGGCGGCATGACGGGCGGCCTCACACGCGCGCCGACCGTGCGTGTCTTGGCGTGGCGGCGAACATGGCGGCGGTGGCGTTGGCGACGTGCGGGCGTACATGTGACGCGCGCGGCGAGGGCGCCGCCGACGTGGCCTTCGAGTGCGGCGACTGCGGTGCGATTCGCGAGCATGCCGGCACGTGCACATGCGCACGCGGGACGGGTCTGGTCGCCGCGGCGTTGCCCGTGCGGCTGCATGGATTCGACGTGATACGTCGTATCGGGCGTGGCGGGATGGGCGTGGCGTATCTCGCGCGCGACAGACGTCTCGATCGGTTGGTCGTGCTGAAGACGCCTCCCGGGCTCGCGCCTGCTGCCCTGGACGGCATCCGCGCCGAGGCGCGCGCGATGGCGGCGATCGACCATCCGCAGGTGGCCGTGCTCTACGGACTGGAGGAGTGGCGGGAGACGCCCGTGCTCGTCGTGGAGTATCTGCCCGGCGGCACGCTCTCGGAGCGGCTGGCGCATGGACCGCTCGCCGTCCCTGATGCGATCGCGCTTGGCGCGTCGATCGCCGATGTCCTCGCTGCACTCCACGCGCGCGGCTGGCTGCACCGCGACGTCAAGCCGGCCAACATCGCGTTCGACAGTCACGGCCTGCCGAAGCTGCTCGATTTCGGTCTCACCCGGTGGACGGCCGATCGTACGGAGACGTCGGTTGCCGGGACGCCGCGTTACCTCTCGCCCGACGCCATCGACGGCGCGCCACCGGGGGAGCACGACGATGTCTGGGCGCTGGCCGTGACGACCGTCGAGATGATGACGGGCGTGCATCCGTTCGCGACGCGGACGCCTGCCGGCGTGCTGCGGCAGATCCGGTGCCGCGACCGTGTCGACGTGCGCGCGCTCGCTCCGGGGATCCCGCCAGATGTCGCCGACGTGCTGTCGCGTGCGCTGCACCCTCGCCGCTCCGCGCGCCTCACCAGCGCCGCCGCGTTCGCCGCTGCCCTGCGTCGTTGA
- a CDS encoding sigma-70 family RNA polymerase sigma factor has product MRVVNRDHHPFAVTASATGQAFRHLLQRARGGDASALHGLFAPHVGPLQRWARGRLPRWARTMADTADLVQDAVVQTLRRLDEFEPQGHRALQAYLRRAVDNRINDEFRRIARRGVAEVVDDCHADRQPSPLDEAVAHQTESRYRDALARLRPTDRRLVVARVELGYSLDQLAFMTNRPRVDTARVALRRALERLAREMAHA; this is encoded by the coding sequence GTGCGCGTCGTCAATCGAGATCATCATCCCTTCGCCGTCACCGCGTCCGCCACGGGACAGGCCTTCCGGCACCTGTTGCAGCGTGCGCGCGGCGGCGACGCGTCTGCGCTGCACGGACTGTTCGCCCCGCACGTCGGTCCGTTGCAGCGATGGGCACGAGGACGACTGCCGCGATGGGCGCGCACCATGGCCGACACCGCCGATCTCGTGCAGGACGCCGTGGTGCAGACGCTGCGCCGGCTCGACGAGTTCGAGCCGCAGGGGCATCGTGCGCTGCAGGCGTACCTGCGCCGCGCGGTGGACAACCGCATCAACGACGAGTTCCGCCGCATCGCGCGTCGCGGCGTTGCCGAGGTCGTCGACGACTGTCATGCCGACAGGCAGCCGTCGCCGCTCGACGAGGCGGTGGCACATCAGACGGAGTCCCGATACAGGGACGCGCTTGCTCGGCTGCGTCCGACGGACAGGCGGCTCGTGGTGGCTCGCGTCGAACTCGGGTACTCGCTCGATCAGCTCGCCTTCATGACCAATCGTCCGCGCGTGGACACGGCGCGGGTTGCGCTGCGACGAGCGCTCGAACGCCTTGCGCGCGAGATGGCTCATGCGTGA
- a CDS encoding sugar phosphate isomerase/epimerase has protein sequence MVITPEAAPANGHGSGTSRTPMPTRREFLAAATIPAVLGTHGVVSTAPAAHASVVPGLPSRIKTSCNLYSFNGPLTRGEMTLEQVIEYCAEIGFDAVDPTGYYFTGYPSVPADELIHRIKHLAFSMGLAISGTGVRNDFAVPDAVKRDADVAHVSRWVDVAARLGAPVLRVFDGRVMPPDVSKATVMDWIVDGIRRCVDAARARGVIIVLQNHNDALKEAGDYLTIRERIPSPWFGLNVDIGSLRLTDDPYAEIATLAPHACTWQVKELVYRRNVEERVDLRQIARILRDARYRGYVPIETLGPEDPRITVRAFLDEFRAAVGVA, from the coding sequence ATGGTCATCACGCCGGAGGCCGCCCCCGCAAACGGGCACGGGTCCGGCACCTCCCGAACGCCGATGCCCACGCGACGCGAGTTCCTGGCGGCAGCAACGATCCCGGCGGTCCTGGGAACCCATGGCGTCGTGTCGACCGCGCCAGCGGCGCATGCCTCCGTCGTGCCCGGGCTGCCGAGCCGCATCAAGACGAGCTGCAACCTGTACTCGTTCAACGGCCCGCTCACGCGCGGCGAGATGACGCTCGAACAGGTGATCGAGTACTGCGCCGAAATCGGGTTCGACGCGGTGGACCCGACCGGCTACTACTTCACGGGCTATCCGTCAGTGCCGGCTGACGAATTGATCCACCGCATCAAGCATCTCGCGTTCAGCATGGGCCTGGCCATCAGCGGCACCGGCGTGCGCAACGACTTCGCCGTGCCGGACGCCGTGAAGCGCGACGCCGACGTGGCGCACGTCAGTCGGTGGGTGGACGTGGCCGCCAGGCTCGGCGCGCCCGTGCTTCGCGTGTTCGACGGCCGCGTGATGCCCCCGGACGTGTCGAAGGCCACGGTGATGGACTGGATCGTCGATGGCATCCGGCGCTGCGTCGACGCCGCCCGGGCGCGCGGCGTGATCATCGTGCTGCAGAACCACAACGATGCCCTGAAGGAGGCCGGCGATTACCTGACGATTCGGGAGCGCATCCCCTCGCCGTGGTTCGGGCTGAACGTGGACATCGGCAGCCTCAGGCTGACTGACGACCCGTATGCCGAGATCGCGACACTCGCGCCGCACGCGTGCACGTGGCAGGTGAAGGAACTGGTGTACCGCCGCAACGTCGAAGAGCGCGTGGACCTGCGGCAGATCGCGCGCATCCTCCGCGACGCCCGCTATCGCGGATACGTGCCCATCGAGACGCTGGGGCCGGAAGATCCGAGAATCACGGTACGCGCCTTCCTCGACGAGTTCCGCGCGGCCGTCGGCGTCGCCTGA